One window of Eulemur rufifrons isolate Redbay chromosome 25, OSU_ERuf_1, whole genome shotgun sequence genomic DNA carries:
- the PTF1A gene encoding pancreas transcription factor 1 subunit alpha, which translates to MDAVLLEHFPGGLDAFPSPYFDEEDFFTDQSSRDPLEDGDELLADEQAEVEFLSHQLHEYCYRDGACLLLQPAPSTAPLALAPPPSGGPGEPGDGGGYCCDAGAPPGGFPYSPGSPPSCLAYPCAGAAVLSPGARLRGLSGAAAAAARRRRRVRSEAELQQLRQAANVRERRRMQSINDAFEGLRSHIPTLPYEKRLSKVDTLRLAIGYINFLSELVQADLPLRGGGAGGCGGPGGGGRLGGDSPGSQAQKVIICHRGTRSPSPSDPDYGLPPLAGHSLSWTDEKQLKEQNIIRTAKVWTPEDPRKLNSKSSFNNIENEPPFEFVS; encoded by the exons ATGGACGCGGTGCTGTTGGAGCACTTCCCCGGGGGCCTGGACGCCTTCCCTTCTCCTTACTTCGACGAGGAGGACTTCTTCACCGACCAGTCCTCCCGGGACCCTCTGGAGGACGGCGATGAGCTGCTGGCGGACGAGCAGGCCGAGGTGGAGTTCCTCAGCCACCAGCTGCACGAGTATTGCTACCGCGACGGGGCGTGCCTGCTGCTGCAGCCCGCGCCCTCGACCGCCCCGCTCGCGCTCGCCCCGCCGCCCTCGGGGGGCCCCGGAGAGCCGGGGGACGGCGGCGGCTACTGCTGCGACGCGGGGGCGCCCCCCGGCGGCTTCCCCTACTCGCCCGGCTCGCCGCCCTCTTGCCTGGCCTACCCGTGCGCCGGGGCGGCCGTGCTGTCCCCCGGGGCGCGCCTGCGGGGCCTGAGCggcgcggcggcggcagcggcgcggcggcggcggcgggtgCGCTCCGAGGCCGAGCTGCAGCAGCTGCGGCAGGCGGCCAACGTGCGGGAGCGACGGCGCATGCAGTCCATCAACGACGCCTTCGAGGGGCTGCGCTCGCACATCCCCACGCTGCCCTACGAGAAGCGCCTCTCCAAGGTGGACACGCTGCGCCTGGCCATCGGCTACATCAACTTCCTCAGCGAGCTCGTGCAGGCCGACCTGCCACtgcgcggcggcggcgcgggcggctGCGGGGGGCCGGGTGGCGGCGGGCGCCTGGGCGGGGACAGCCCGGGCAGCCAGGCCCAGAAGGTCATCATCTGCCATCGGGGTACCC GGTCACCCTCCCCCAGCGACCCGGATTATGGCCTCCCCCCGCTGGCAGGACACTCTCTCTCATGGACTGatgaaaaacaactcaaagagCAAAATATTATCCGAACAGCCAAAGTCTGGACCCCAGAGGACCCCAGAAAACTCAACAGCAAATCTTCCTTCAACAATATAGAAAACGAACCGCCCTTTGAGTTTGTGTCCTGA